One genomic segment of Synergistaceae bacterium includes these proteins:
- a CDS encoding phage head-tail connector protein — protein MITLATVKTLLNITTTDYDAQLTLLMPMVENDVRRILNNQFNEKVDCTFENGSTTISNIWNLRSKLTNPVEIGRVLEHPSIPEETYITAYDEENGIATISQATTGEGDYVISSINYGMFIPIAKMAGFKLNGMSRQVCDGEIASKTIGPVSVSYVQHVDKRWGYPMDILRDLGTPIQRVG, from the coding sequence ATGATAACACTAGCAACAGTCAAGACCTTGCTCAACATCACCACCACCGACTATGACGCTCAGTTAACTCTGCTCATGCCGATGGTGGAAAATGATGTAAGGCGGATACTCAACAATCAGTTCAACGAGAAAGTAGACTGTACGTTTGAGAATGGCTCAACAACCATATCTAACATCTGGAATCTTCGCTCCAAGTTGACCAACCCTGTCGAGATTGGCAGGGTGCTGGAACATCCTTCCATCCCAGAAGAAACATACATCACAGCCTACGATGAAGAGAACGGCATTGCTACAATCTCGCAGGCAACAACAGGAGAGGGAGACTATGTTATATCCTCCATTAATTATGGCATGTTTATTCCTATTGCTAAGATGGCCGGATTCAAGCTCAACGGCATGAGTAGACAAGTATGTGACGGTGAGATTGCAAGCAAGACAATCGGGCCTGTTTCCGTATCCTACGTGCAACACGTGGATAAGCGTTGGGGGTATCCTATGGACATCTTGCGTGACCTAGGGACTCCAATTCAGAGGGTGGGCTAA
- a CDS encoding InlB B-repeat-containing protein, which yields MTNRNELALDAFLTAGGRLDQLLQRGTPKYFIKSTDVKPADAELGSELYYVDTGDYFVYYDDEWHLKVQGSYSDIKFTLTAKKGDLASAVSPATLEVTYDKAYGTLPTTTPTTGYELEGWCLDAQLTNEVSATDIVKIEDDANIYAKHVPIVYPITYNLDDGENDPANPATYTVLDAVSFEPATKEGYTFDGWFSESAFTNVVTEIALGSTGAVTLYAKFTEIITP from the coding sequence AGAAACGAACTTGCTTTGGATGCGTTTCTCACTGCCGGAGGTAGGCTCGACCAACTCCTTCAGAGGGGCACCCCGAAGTATTTCATAAAGTCCACTGACGTAAAACCAGCTGACGCTGAGCTTGGCTCTGAGCTGTACTATGTAGACACTGGCGACTACTTTGTGTACTACGATGATGAATGGCATCTCAAGGTGCAGGGTAGCTACTCTGATATCAAATTCACGCTTACCGCTAAAAAGGGCGACCTCGCAAGTGCTGTTAGCCCTGCTACGCTGGAGGTCACGTATGATAAGGCATACGGAACACTCCCGACCACCACCCCGACTACTGGCTACGAGCTTGAGGGATGGTGCCTTGATGCTCAGCTGACTAACGAGGTGAGTGCAACGGATATTGTGAAGATTGAGGACGATGCGAACATCTACGCCAAGCATGTTCCGATTGTGTACCCGATTACCTACAATCTGGATGACGGAGAGAATGACCCTGCAAACCCTGCAACCTACACCGTTCTTGACGCTGTGTCGTTTGAACCTGCAACCAAAGAAGGCTATACTTTTGACGGGTGGTTCAGTGAATCGGCGTTCACCAATGTTGTCACTGAGATTGCGCTGGGTTCAACTGGTGCGGTTACTTTGTACGCCAAGTTCACGGAGATTATTACTCCGTAA